The Corynebacterium jeddahense genome has a window encoding:
- the pth gene encoding aminoacyl-tRNA hydrolase: MGTLWGVFGFFRRRRETKLQAEWLVVGLGNPGAEYAATRHNVGWMALDQLAETLEPVRGIKARVAVIDSVAYAKPQTYMNASGEAVAPLARKLGVAPERIVVLHDELDLPAGTVRVKLGGNENGHNGLKSITEHLGTRDYVRVRIGIGRPPAGTSVPDWVLSPVSGEEAIATASEAARLVVTEGLAKAQNVIHAR, encoded by the coding sequence ATGGGTACATTATGGGGCGTGTTCGGATTCTTCAGGCGCAGACGCGAAACGAAATTGCAGGCCGAGTGGCTGGTGGTGGGCTTGGGCAACCCTGGCGCAGAATATGCTGCTACCAGGCACAACGTGGGGTGGATGGCGCTGGATCAGCTGGCTGAAACGCTCGAGCCGGTGCGGGGGATCAAGGCGCGGGTGGCTGTCATCGATAGTGTGGCCTACGCGAAGCCGCAGACCTACATGAACGCCTCGGGCGAAGCGGTGGCGCCGCTGGCGCGCAAGCTCGGCGTCGCCCCGGAGCGCATCGTGGTGCTGCACGACGAGCTCGACCTGCCCGCGGGGACGGTGCGCGTGAAGCTCGGGGGCAACGAAAACGGCCACAACGGGCTGAAGTCCATCACCGAGCACCTGGGCACGCGCGACTACGTCCGCGTGCGCATCGGGATCGGGCGCCCGCCGGCCGGCACGAGCGTGCCGGACTGGGTGCTCTCGCCGGTCTCAGGCGAGGAGGCGATTGCAACGGCCTCGGAGGCGGCGCGCCTCGTGGTCACGGAGGGGCTGGCGAAGGCGCAAAACGTTATCCACGCGCGCTGA
- a CDS encoding nitronate monooxygenase encodes MQFPRIVAAPMAGGPTTPALVNAVTFGFLALGTCTPVQARQWLAQCQAPFGANLFVPQEEPLLDDVSVTAQLLHTDVPTVDVTSGFQEKFSLVLEAAPAVVSSMFGAFTHEQVDQLRAVGSQAWVTVTSVSEAHQALHADGLIVQGPLAGGHRGTWDQRTEPGDASLGELLTQIVPLGLPVIAAGGVRGPEDVDKLHALGARSVACGTAFLLADEAGTSERNRELLRSDAPSVSTRAFSGRYARGLETAFTRAHPDLPPIYPYLRPMTLENDYCLVGADRGELMEAPAAEIEAFLAAAQ; translated from the coding sequence ATGCAATTCCCACGCATCGTCGCAGCGCCCATGGCTGGCGGACCTACCACGCCAGCTCTGGTCAACGCGGTCACCTTCGGGTTCCTCGCGCTGGGCACCTGCACGCCCGTGCAAGCCCGGCAGTGGCTCGCGCAATGCCAGGCGCCCTTCGGCGCCAACCTCTTCGTTCCGCAAGAGGAGCCATTGCTTGACGACGTCTCCGTCACCGCCCAACTCCTCCACACCGACGTCCCGACTGTCGATGTGACGTCCGGCTTCCAAGAGAAATTCTCGCTGGTACTCGAAGCGGCCCCCGCAGTGGTGTCCTCCATGTTCGGTGCGTTCACGCACGAGCAGGTGGACCAGTTGCGCGCGGTGGGGTCGCAGGCCTGGGTGACGGTGACGAGCGTCTCCGAGGCGCATCAGGCGCTGCACGCCGACGGGCTGATCGTGCAGGGCCCGTTGGCCGGCGGGCACCGTGGGACGTGGGATCAGCGCACCGAGCCGGGGGATGCCTCACTCGGAGAGCTGCTTACCCAGATCGTTCCATTGGGGTTGCCGGTGATTGCGGCGGGCGGGGTGCGGGGGCCGGAGGACGTCGATAAGCTGCATGCGTTGGGTGCGCGAAGTGTGGCGTGCGGGACGGCTTTCCTGTTGGCGGATGAGGCTGGGACGAGCGAGCGTAACCGGGAGCTCCTGCGCTCTGACGCGCCGTCGGTGAGCACTCGAGCTTTTTCCGGCCGTTACGCACGAGGGCTCGAAACAGCGTTCACGCGGGCGCACCCTGACCTGCCGCCGATCTACCCGTACTTGCGTCCCATGACGCTAGAAAACGACTACTGCCTGGTGGGCGCGGACCGCGGCGAGCTCATGGAGGCCCCGGCCGCAGAGATCGAAGCGTTTCTAGCTGCTGCTCAATGA
- a CDS encoding fumarylacetoacetate hydrolase family protein, with amino-acid sequence MRLATLRTESGTRAARIVDKHRAVLIDDFSDAGALLQQPNWRHVAAENGPGIDFAPTDLAPVIPRPGKIICVGLNYAKHIEEMGHDKPEVPTLFIKFPEALTGPYDDAEVPSFNAETLDFEGELAVVIGKIARHVREAEAAGYIAGYSVINDYTQRHYQKRTQQWHQGKSLEKTAGFGPWLDTEWQPGPALTTTVNDEVMQHAPTDDLVFTPAKLVEFISHLYPLEPGDVIATGTPDGVGHARDPQRYLADGDVVRVEIEGLGAIENTTRVISRSLSSS; translated from the coding sequence ATGCGACTTGCCACCCTGAGAACCGAAAGCGGCACCCGAGCCGCCCGCATCGTCGATAAGCACAGGGCTGTGCTTATCGACGACTTCAGTGACGCCGGCGCGCTCCTCCAGCAGCCGAACTGGCGACACGTCGCCGCGGAGAACGGGCCGGGGATCGACTTTGCGCCCACCGATTTGGCTCCTGTCATCCCCCGCCCGGGCAAGATCATCTGCGTCGGCCTGAACTACGCGAAGCACATCGAGGAGATGGGGCACGACAAACCGGAAGTGCCCACCTTGTTCATCAAGTTCCCGGAGGCACTGACCGGGCCGTATGACGATGCGGAGGTGCCCAGCTTCAACGCCGAGACGCTTGACTTTGAGGGCGAGCTCGCGGTGGTGATCGGCAAGATAGCGCGCCACGTCCGCGAGGCTGAGGCCGCTGGCTACATCGCCGGTTACAGCGTGATCAACGACTACACACAGCGCCACTACCAAAAGCGCACGCAGCAGTGGCACCAGGGGAAATCGCTGGAGAAGACGGCCGGGTTCGGCCCGTGGCTCGACACCGAATGGCAACCGGGCCCTGCGCTTACCACCACCGTCAACGACGAAGTTATGCAGCACGCCCCCACCGACGACCTGGTGTTCACGCCTGCGAAGCTGGTGGAGTTCATCTCACACCTCTACCCCCTCGAGCCCGGGGACGTGATTGCCACCGGCACCCCGGATGGCGTGGGCCACGCGCGAGACCCACAGCGCTACCTCGCTGACGGGGACGTGGTGCGGGTTGAAATCGAGGGCTTGGGCGCAATCGAGAACACTACGCGGGTGATCTCACGATCATTGAGCAGCAGCTAG
- the pth gene encoding aminoacyl-tRNA hydrolase, whose translation MTILIVGLGNPGPQYADTRHNAGVAVIEELLGRTTPMPATLSVHKRTNTEVAELAAGRLIAGDQVVLARTRSFMNLSGGPVKALMEYFRVQPSDLYVVYDELDLPLGEVKLREGGGDHGHNGLKSVTKSLGGKPYNKVAVGIGRPPGRMAPADYVLKPFTAKEQVELTIAAADAADEILRALS comes from the coding sequence GTGACCATTTTGATCGTGGGCCTGGGCAACCCCGGCCCCCAGTACGCCGATACCCGCCACAACGCCGGGGTCGCTGTGATCGAGGAGCTCCTCGGCCGCACCACCCCGATGCCCGCCACGCTCTCTGTGCACAAGCGAACAAACACTGAGGTCGCGGAGCTCGCCGCCGGCCGCCTGATCGCCGGCGACCAGGTGGTGCTCGCGCGGACGCGGTCGTTCATGAACCTCTCCGGGGGCCCGGTCAAGGCGCTGATGGAATACTTCCGGGTCCAGCCGAGCGACCTCTACGTGGTCTACGACGAGCTGGATCTCCCGCTCGGCGAGGTGAAGCTGCGCGAAGGCGGCGGCGACCACGGCCACAACGGGCTGAAGTCCGTGACCAAATCACTCGGCGGGAAGCCCTATAACAAGGTCGCCGTGGGCATCGGCCGTCCGCCGGGGCGCATGGCTCCCGCGGATTACGTGCTCAAGCCCTTCACCGCGAAGGAGCAGGTCGAGCTCACCATCGCTGCCGCGGACGCGGCCGACGAGATCCTGCGCGCTCTAAGCTGA
- a CDS encoding Rib/alpha-like domain-containing protein: MRLTQTELNRCATLQIPSYAQRGDVYSFEVLSNGTPITHESFIVTGALNDRDRYIFDADPELVTAQDKVQVTGRFNDGFDRYQKSFTARPPSGVSAEVDNASGTMSASLNANLSNATPDEFNLPVDVTFWSANGSTTSQKHFLLDTDGDGNADMYDPDDDGDGVIDSVEVGDDSNKKNPLSADARITAQLPVGYQGGRYVARVDATKLPRNAELNVTGLPAGLTYNAQAGVIEGTPTTTGSFPLRATAEANGTPIRNASGNPINQALGTLTISPAEVTSTVSTTATTTSTAPSPTVTRVTTVPSTTTRIATATATATGHTSTVTPTSTVIVTPPTPAVTERTRLTTTLPRETSTVRALQETTTATTTVTRETLATETRVLDPGVVTETSKRTATVTPAPTTETTTRRSTATSTALSTTTVDRTTTATTAVTTTSTTTTTSVQFPEYTSEDLIIVRAGDRTSVSADRSDATGEPFTAGEDNPEWATVYPSGEVDIAPPADVTPGQYQVTVVAPTGERTVVPVSVAAPVPDAERYTARYATALGRRGHEATNFAPLFDVTAKTFIYANQTAPAGTRFSSANAQVDEETGRVTYRIPADAEVGSVVNAKVTVTYPDGSESVVDAPFEVAEETLADTHAPRYVNGVTAGPGQRVKVAQVGLQRVSEIAEFTLAPDQDLRGWQVAIDEETGEIFATAPVSSPTPLDLKVHVLYADGSVDELTAPVGVSDARLNTATVEPEFRDQVGGPGQTVRVPLANTVPSGTLFDVADDGGLRATVDPRTGEISVELPSDALANAEYVIGVRATYPDGTSEVVPVKVGVRPQGASQAVQPSGTERPAGAGQPAGAGQPGQASVADQSGQDRSSGSSDGPWWILILVAALGAIGAGAYYVSENQDQLREQFPQLPPLPRF, from the coding sequence GTGCGACTCACGCAAACAGAGCTCAACCGATGTGCCACACTCCAGATCCCTTCGTACGCGCAGCGCGGCGACGTGTACTCGTTCGAGGTCCTCTCCAATGGCACCCCGATCACTCACGAAAGCTTCATCGTCACGGGTGCGCTCAACGACAGGGACCGCTACATCTTCGACGCGGATCCAGAACTTGTGACGGCGCAGGACAAGGTCCAGGTGACGGGCCGATTCAACGACGGTTTCGATCGCTACCAGAAGTCTTTCACCGCACGGCCCCCGAGCGGTGTGTCGGCGGAGGTGGACAACGCCAGCGGGACGATGTCCGCGTCGCTCAACGCCAACCTTTCCAACGCCACTCCGGACGAGTTCAACCTGCCGGTGGACGTGACCTTCTGGAGCGCGAACGGCTCCACCACGTCGCAGAAGCACTTCCTCCTGGACACCGACGGCGACGGCAACGCTGACATGTACGACCCGGACGATGACGGCGACGGCGTGATCGACTCCGTCGAAGTTGGGGACGACTCGAACAAGAAGAACCCCCTCTCGGCCGACGCACGGATCACCGCGCAGCTTCCGGTTGGTTACCAGGGCGGACGCTACGTCGCTCGTGTCGACGCCACCAAGCTCCCCCGCAACGCCGAACTGAACGTGACGGGTTTGCCCGCCGGGTTGACGTACAACGCGCAGGCCGGCGTGATCGAGGGAACCCCGACCACTACCGGGTCGTTCCCGCTGCGCGCCACCGCAGAAGCAAACGGCACACCGATCCGCAACGCGTCCGGCAACCCCATCAACCAGGCGCTGGGCACGCTCACCATCAGCCCGGCTGAGGTGACTTCAACGGTGTCCACGACGGCCACCACTACCAGCACCGCACCATCGCCCACCGTGACCCGGGTGACGACGGTGCCCTCCACCACAACCCGCATAGCTACAGCCACCGCCACAGCCACTGGGCACACCAGCACCGTCACCCCCACGTCTACCGTGATCGTCACACCCCCGACCCCGGCGGTGACCGAGCGGACTAGGCTCACCACCACCCTCCCGCGCGAGACATCGACGGTGCGCGCTCTGCAAGAGACCACTACGGCTACCACGACAGTGACCCGTGAGACGCTCGCCACCGAGACCCGGGTGTTGGACCCAGGGGTGGTGACGGAGACGTCGAAACGCACGGCGACTGTGACTCCCGCACCGACGACTGAGACGACGACGCGGCGCTCGACCGCGACCTCGACGGCACTTTCGACCACGACGGTCGACCGCACGACCACCGCAACCACCGCGGTGACCACGACCTCGACCACCACGACGACGTCCGTCCAGTTCCCGGAGTACACCTCGGAGGACCTCATCATCGTCCGCGCTGGTGACCGAACGTCGGTGAGCGCTGATCGCAGCGATGCGACTGGCGAGCCGTTCACCGCGGGTGAGGACAACCCGGAGTGGGCGACCGTCTACCCGAGCGGGGAGGTCGACATCGCACCGCCAGCCGACGTGACCCCAGGGCAGTACCAGGTCACCGTCGTGGCGCCGACCGGCGAGCGCACGGTTGTGCCTGTTTCGGTTGCGGCGCCCGTGCCCGACGCCGAACGCTACACCGCGCGTTACGCCACCGCGCTCGGCCGCCGCGGGCACGAGGCCACAAACTTCGCCCCGCTTTTCGACGTCACCGCGAAAACCTTCATCTATGCCAACCAAACCGCGCCTGCGGGCACACGGTTCAGTAGCGCTAATGCGCAGGTGGACGAGGAGACCGGGCGCGTGACGTACCGGATCCCCGCTGACGCGGAAGTGGGATCGGTCGTGAACGCGAAGGTCACCGTGACTTACCCGGATGGCTCGGAGTCTGTCGTGGACGCACCGTTCGAGGTTGCGGAGGAAACGCTTGCGGATACCCACGCCCCGCGCTACGTCAACGGCGTCACCGCAGGCCCCGGCCAGCGTGTGAAGGTGGCGCAGGTTGGGCTCCAACGGGTCAGCGAGATCGCGGAGTTCACCCTCGCGCCCGACCAGGATCTCCGCGGCTGGCAAGTTGCCATCGACGAGGAGACCGGCGAGATTTTCGCCACCGCGCCTGTGTCGAGCCCCACGCCGCTGGATCTCAAGGTGCACGTGCTTTACGCCGACGGCAGCGTGGACGAGCTGACCGCGCCCGTCGGGGTCAGCGACGCCCGCCTGAATACAGCGACCGTGGAGCCCGAGTTCCGTGACCAAGTCGGCGGGCCGGGTCAGACCGTCCGCGTCCCTCTGGCAAACACGGTCCCGTCGGGCACGCTCTTCGACGTCGCCGACGACGGTGGCCTGCGCGCCACCGTCGACCCGCGCACCGGCGAAATCTCGGTTGAGCTCCCCTCGGATGCGCTGGCAAATGCCGAATACGTCATCGGCGTGCGGGCCACCTACCCGGACGGCACGAGCGAGGTTGTCCCGGTCAAGGTCGGTGTGCGCCCGCAGGGGGCGTCCCAGGCGGTGCAACCGTCCGGCACCGAGCGACCAGCAGGGGCGGGGCAGCCTGCCGGTGCGGGGCAGCCTGGACAAGCAAGCGTGGCTGACCAATCCGGTCAGGATCGCTCTTCCGGTTCCTCGGACGGGCCGTGGTGGATTCTGATCCTCGTCGCGGCACTCGGCGCGATCGGCGCAGGCGCGTACTACGTCAGCGAAAACCAGGATCAGCTCCGGGAGCAGTTCCCGCAACTTCCCCCGTTGCCGCGGTTCTAG
- a CDS encoding 50S ribosomal protein L25/general stress protein Ctc, with protein MAITPTVIKAERREEFGKGSARRLRRDGKIPGVLYEKGVDNVHFAVDRIEMTAVVRNEGTNAIVELEVDGDKLLSMVKHIDQNVLSLEIDHIDLLGIKRGEKVTVEVPVVTEGEAADGAVVLQENEVVEIEIDALQIPDELTVSIEGKEIGDQIFASDITLPEGATLITDPETLVVNVTFEQVDEELEAAAAEVEEGGAEAGADADETVEIADGGEGDEGASE; from the coding sequence ATGGCTATCACCCCCACCGTGATCAAGGCTGAGCGCCGCGAAGAGTTTGGCAAGGGCTCCGCCCGCCGCCTGCGTCGCGACGGCAAGATCCCCGGCGTCCTGTACGAAAAGGGCGTCGACAACGTTCACTTCGCAGTCGACCGCATCGAGATGACCGCGGTCGTGCGCAACGAGGGCACCAACGCCATCGTCGAGCTCGAGGTTGACGGCGACAAGCTTCTGTCCATGGTCAAGCACATCGACCAGAACGTGCTCTCCCTCGAGATCGACCACATTGACCTCCTGGGCATCAAGCGCGGCGAGAAGGTCACCGTCGAGGTCCCGGTTGTTACCGAGGGCGAGGCTGCCGACGGCGCTGTCGTGCTGCAGGAGAACGAGGTCGTGGAGATCGAGATCGACGCGCTCCAGATCCCGGACGAGCTCACCGTGTCCATCGAGGGCAAGGAGATCGGCGACCAGATCTTCGCTTCCGACATCACGCTGCCGGAGGGCGCGACCCTGATCACCGATCCGGAAACCCTCGTGGTCAACGTCACCTTCGAGCAGGTTGACGAGGAGCTCGAGGCTGCCGCAGCCGAGGTTGAAGAAGGCGGCGCCGAGGCTGGTGCCGACGCCGACGAGACCGTTGAGATCGCCGACGGTGGCGAGGGCGACGAGGGCGCTTCCGAGTAA
- a CDS encoding MFS transporter, producing the protein MTLTPPGAAAPTSQERRRVIAATTIGTAIEWYDYFLYAAVAGLVFKEVMFAPLGAAAATIVSFLTVGLSFLFRPLGAVLAGHFADKVGRRTVLMVTLFGMGLATTLIGLLPTYATAGWLAPALLIFLRIVQGISAGGEWGSAVLMAVEHAPVNKRGLYGAGPQVGVPAGLLLSSAALALVNAIAPGEAFMQWGWRVPFLFSLVLMLVGWWIRTGVDESPVYTEMAADRAHEAANPLGVLFRRHFPLVLAAALAFAANSAVGYMTTGGFVQNYVTNPEGLAIPRGDILWAVTASAAVWMLSTAFAGWLSDYLGRTHTLAMGFIVQAVGVGLLFPLVNTGDLAKIYFALIFLSLGIGLTYGQIAALFAELFPASVRASGASISYALGAILGGAFAPTIAASLYEATGGTRAITVYLLVMTTIGFLVALALRERKGIALGHENEEQQAVGHFVWQKAPVRL; encoded by the coding sequence ATGACGTTGACACCTCCCGGCGCCGCAGCGCCGACTAGTCAGGAACGCCGCCGGGTCATCGCCGCGACGACGATCGGCACTGCCATCGAGTGGTACGACTACTTCCTCTACGCCGCCGTTGCCGGCCTAGTGTTCAAGGAGGTGATGTTCGCTCCGCTCGGCGCCGCGGCCGCGACCATCGTCAGTTTCCTTACCGTCGGCCTGTCGTTCCTCTTCCGCCCCCTCGGCGCGGTGCTCGCCGGCCACTTCGCCGATAAGGTCGGCAGGCGCACCGTGCTCATGGTCACGCTGTTCGGCATGGGTCTGGCCACCACGCTCATTGGTCTTCTGCCCACCTATGCCACCGCTGGCTGGCTCGCTCCGGCTCTGCTTATCTTCCTGCGCATAGTTCAGGGCATTTCGGCGGGTGGCGAGTGGGGTTCTGCCGTGCTTATGGCCGTCGAGCACGCCCCGGTGAACAAACGCGGGCTATACGGCGCCGGGCCGCAGGTGGGCGTGCCCGCGGGTCTACTGCTGTCCTCCGCAGCGCTGGCGCTCGTGAACGCAATCGCCCCTGGCGAGGCGTTCATGCAGTGGGGTTGGCGCGTGCCGTTCCTCTTCTCGCTTGTGCTCATGCTGGTGGGCTGGTGGATTCGCACCGGGGTGGATGAATCCCCGGTTTACACCGAGATGGCGGCAGATCGCGCCCACGAGGCGGCCAACCCGCTCGGTGTGCTGTTCCGCCGGCACTTTCCGCTCGTACTCGCCGCGGCGCTCGCGTTCGCGGCCAACAGTGCAGTCGGGTACATGACCACGGGCGGGTTCGTCCAAAACTACGTGACCAACCCGGAGGGCCTGGCCATCCCGCGTGGGGACATACTCTGGGCAGTCACGGCATCTGCGGCCGTATGGATGCTCAGTACGGCCTTCGCCGGGTGGCTATCGGATTATTTGGGCCGCACCCACACCCTCGCCATGGGATTTATCGTGCAAGCAGTCGGCGTCGGGCTCCTCTTCCCGCTGGTGAACACCGGTGACCTGGCCAAGATCTACTTCGCGCTCATTTTTCTCTCCCTCGGCATCGGGTTAACCTACGGCCAGATTGCCGCCCTGTTCGCGGAGCTGTTTCCGGCTTCGGTGAGGGCCTCTGGTGCGTCGATAAGCTATGCCTTGGGTGCGATCTTGGGCGGAGCCTTCGCACCGACGATCGCGGCGAGTTTGTACGAGGCCACCGGCGGCACGCGCGCAATCACCGTCTACCTGCTGGTGATGACCACAATCGGGTTCCTGGTCGCACTCGCACTGCGGGAGCGCAAGGGCATTGCGCTCGGCCACGAGAATGAGGAACAGCAGGCAGTGGGCCATTTTGTGTGGCAGAAGGCCCCTGTTAGGCTGTAG
- a CDS encoding NAD-dependent succinate-semialdehyde dehydrogenase: MDIQALLYKVEKRLYIGGEWVDGANGETYEVENPATGEVIATLASGTREDSLRALEAADNARKEWERTAPRTRAEILRKGYDLVKERKEEFAHIMTVEMGKALTEARGEVDYGADYLLWFSEETNHFYGETNQYPAKDNRMITVRKPVGPCLLITPWNFPLSMATRKIAPALAAGNTVVIKPAKLTPLTMQYFVQTMEEAGVPAGVINIVSSTSARDVSEPIMADPRCRKVSFTGSTPVGAALMTQASENILKMSLELGGNAPAIVFADADIDLAVEGVKAAKMRNIGEACTAANRILVHESIADEFSEKFAKAVSEMKVGNGLEEGVEVGPLIEAKEVDRMRELVEDAKATGGEVLTGGEAIDGPGNFFQPTVIRGASRDARVFKEEIFGPIAPIFTFSTEEEAWEMANDTEYGLASYVFSENPDMLWRASDNLEFGLIGYNSGVVSDASIPFGGVKASGLGREGSKEGMFEYTEVQMIGVRDPYARG; the protein is encoded by the coding sequence ATGGACATTCAAGCTCTGCTGTACAAGGTAGAAAAGCGCCTTTACATCGGCGGTGAATGGGTCGACGGCGCCAACGGCGAGACGTACGAGGTGGAAAACCCGGCAACGGGTGAGGTCATTGCAACTCTCGCGTCGGGGACTCGCGAGGATTCGCTGCGCGCGCTCGAGGCCGCCGACAACGCCCGCAAGGAATGGGAGCGCACCGCACCGCGCACCCGTGCGGAGATCCTGCGCAAGGGGTACGACCTGGTCAAGGAACGCAAGGAAGAGTTCGCCCACATCATGACGGTGGAGATGGGCAAGGCGCTCACCGAGGCCCGCGGCGAAGTGGATTACGGGGCGGATTATTTGCTGTGGTTCTCGGAGGAGACGAACCACTTTTACGGTGAGACGAACCAGTACCCGGCCAAGGACAACCGAATGATTACCGTGCGCAAGCCCGTCGGCCCGTGCCTGCTGATCACCCCGTGGAACTTCCCACTCTCCATGGCCACCCGCAAGATCGCCCCCGCGCTTGCGGCGGGCAACACCGTCGTTATCAAGCCGGCGAAGCTCACCCCGCTGACCATGCAGTATTTCGTGCAGACGATGGAGGAAGCTGGCGTGCCCGCGGGCGTGATCAACATCGTGTCCTCCACGTCCGCGCGCGACGTGTCCGAGCCGATCATGGCCGATCCGCGCTGCCGCAAGGTGTCGTTCACAGGCTCAACTCCGGTGGGCGCGGCGCTGATGACGCAGGCCTCCGAAAACATCCTGAAAATGTCGCTGGAACTGGGCGGCAACGCCCCGGCCATCGTGTTCGCCGACGCCGATATCGACCTTGCGGTTGAGGGCGTGAAGGCTGCAAAGATGCGCAACATCGGCGAGGCGTGCACGGCCGCAAACCGCATCCTCGTGCACGAGTCCATCGCGGACGAATTCAGCGAGAAGTTTGCCAAGGCCGTCTCCGAGATGAAGGTGGGCAACGGCCTGGAAGAGGGCGTGGAGGTTGGCCCGCTGATTGAGGCCAAGGAGGTCGACCGCATGCGCGAGCTGGTCGAGGACGCGAAGGCCACAGGCGGCGAGGTGCTCACCGGGGGTGAGGCGATCGACGGCCCGGGCAACTTCTTCCAACCCACCGTTATCCGTGGTGCATCCCGCGACGCCCGGGTGTTCAAAGAGGAAATCTTTGGCCCCATCGCCCCGATTTTCACCTTCTCCACCGAGGAGGAGGCGTGGGAGATGGCCAACGACACCGAGTACGGCCTGGCCTCCTACGTGTTCTCCGAAAACCCGGACATGCTGTGGCGCGCATCCGACAACCTCGAGTTCGGTCTCATCGGCTACAACTCCGGCGTGGTCTCGGACGCATCCATCCCGTTCGGCGGCGTGAAGGCCTCCGGCCTGGGGCGCGAGGGGTCCAAGGAGGGCATGTTCGAGTACACCGAGGTGCAGATGATCGGCGTGCGCGACCCCTACGCGCGCGGTTAG
- a CDS encoding histidinol-phosphate transaminase: MIRPDLERLPAYVPGARNERALKLSSNESAEAPLPTVAEAMARSLAQVNRYPDMGALELREALASHLGVEVGQVAVGTGSSALCQQLVTAAAGPGDEIVFPWRSFEAYPIFAQIVGATPVPVPLTADHRLDMPALADAITDATRVVFVCNPNNPTGTTITTSEFTQFMTRVPADVIVALDEAYFEYNAATDTPVATEEILRHPNVVGLRTFSKAYGLAGARVGYAFGPEPIIAALNKVAVPFSVSVPAQAGALASLSLVDDLRSRTTSTGAQRDRLEAFLAPYGTPHSEANFVWVPAEALRAAHGVSPQEAAATLAEADLLVRAFDEGIRITVTNQEEADTCMRVWTEVL, translated from the coding sequence ATGATTCGACCCGACCTTGAGCGCCTCCCCGCCTACGTCCCCGGCGCCCGCAACGAGCGCGCGCTGAAGTTATCGTCCAACGAGTCGGCCGAGGCGCCACTGCCGACCGTCGCTGAGGCGATGGCCCGTTCACTCGCGCAGGTCAACCGCTACCCGGACATGGGCGCGCTCGAGCTGCGCGAGGCGCTGGCGTCGCACCTCGGTGTCGAGGTTGGGCAGGTGGCCGTGGGTACGGGATCCTCCGCCCTGTGCCAGCAGCTGGTCACCGCGGCCGCCGGCCCGGGCGACGAGATCGTCTTCCCCTGGCGCTCGTTTGAGGCGTATCCCATCTTCGCCCAGATCGTCGGCGCCACCCCGGTTCCGGTTCCTCTCACCGCCGACCACCGTCTGGACATGCCAGCGTTGGCCGACGCGATCACGGATGCAACCCGCGTGGTATTCGTGTGCAACCCGAACAACCCGACCGGCACCACCATCACCACCTCCGAGTTCACGCAGTTCATGACGCGCGTCCCCGCCGATGTCATCGTCGCGCTCGATGAGGCCTACTTCGAGTACAACGCCGCCACCGACACCCCCGTCGCTACCGAGGAGATCCTGCGCCACCCCAACGTCGTGGGGCTTCGCACCTTTTCCAAGGCGTACGGCCTTGCCGGAGCGCGCGTGGGCTACGCGTTCGGCCCCGAGCCCATCATCGCGGCACTCAACAAAGTGGCCGTCCCCTTCTCAGTCTCGGTCCCCGCTCAGGCGGGCGCCCTAGCCTCGCTTTCGCTTGTCGACGACCTCCGGTCCCGCACCACCTCCACCGGCGCTCAGCGCGACCGGCTAGAAGCGTTCCTGGCACCCTACGGCACCCCGCACTCGGAGGCGAACTTCGTGTGGGTACCCGCCGAAGCACTCCGCGCCGCCCATGGGGTGAGCCCGCAGGAGGCCGCCGCCACCCTGGCGGAGGCCGACCTGCTGGTGCGCGCCTTCGACGAGGGCATCCGCATCACGGTAACCAACCAGGAAGAGGCGGACACCTGCATGCGGGTGTGGACTGAAGTTCTCTAG